In Solanum pennellii chromosome 3, SPENNV200, a single window of DNA contains:
- the LOC107014394 gene encoding uncharacterized protein LOC107014394 isoform X2 yields MASLCFSPSVLSCMIKPPITGFRKQRLSLFVCRAASLPFRDLDADDFRHPLDRQLPELHYLMVEASRILNIEAPDLYIRQSPVPNAYTLAVSGKKPFVVVHTSLVELLSRNELQAVLAHELGHLKCDHGVWLTFANVLTLGAYTVPGVGSLIAQRLEEQLLRWLRAAELTCDRAALLVAQDPKVVVSVLMKLAGGCPSLSDQLNVDAFLEQARSYDKASSSPVGWYIRNAQTRQLSHPLPVLRAREIDEWSRSQEYRSLLQRAIQVNPVQKV; encoded by the exons ATGGCTTCACTCTGCTTCTCTCCATCGGTTCTCAGTTGTATGATAAAACCTCCGATTACTGGATTTCGGAAGCAAAGATTGAGCCTTTTTGTATGTCGAGCAGCCTCCCTCCCGTTTCGTGATCTTGATGCAGACGATTTTAGACATCCTCTTGACAGACAG CTACCTGAACTTCATTACTTAATGGTTGAGGCTTCTAGAATACTCAATATTGAGGCTCCTGACTTGTATATACGTCAAAGTCCTGTACCCAATGCATATACCCTGGCTGTCAGTGGTAAAAAGCCTTTTGTAGTAGTTCATACAAGCCTTGTGGAGCTGCTCAGTCGAAACGAATTGCAG GCTGTCTTGGCTCATGAGTTAGGTCATCTGAAATGTGATCATGGTGTGTGGTTGACATTTGCTAATGTTCTCACTCTTGGGGCCTACACTGTTCCTG GTGTTGGCAGTTTGATTGCTCAAAGACTAGAAGAACAGCTCTTACGCTGGCTTCGAGCAGCGGAACTCACCTGTGATCGTGCAGCTCTTCTTGTTGCTCAAGATCCAAAG GTGGTTGTTTCAGTACTAATGAAATTAGCTGGCGGCTGCCCATCTCTATCGGACCAACTGAATGTGGATGCGTTCTTAGAGCAAGCTCGCTCTTATGACAAAGCATCATCAAGCCCAGTCGGATGGTATATTAG AAATGCTCAAACAAGGCAACTTTCACATCCACTCCCTGTTTTACGTGCACGCGAGATTGATGAATGGTCAAGAAGTCAAGAGTATAGGTCACTTCTTCAGCGTGCAATACAGGTGAATCCTGTGCAAAAAGTTTAG
- the LOC107014394 gene encoding uncharacterized protein LOC107014394 isoform X1 translates to MASLCFSPSVLSCMIKPPITGFRKQRLSLFVCRAASLPFRDLDADDFRHPLDRQNTLLLRAIPGLKDIGKALLGTVSEQIMLLENIGTSVLVSEDQLPELHYLMVEASRILNIEAPDLYIRQSPVPNAYTLAVSGKKPFVVVHTSLVELLSRNELQAVLAHELGHLKCDHGVWLTFANVLTLGAYTVPGVGSLIAQRLEEQLLRWLRAAELTCDRAALLVAQDPKVVVSVLMKLAGGCPSLSDQLNVDAFLEQARSYDKASSSPVGWYIRNAQTRQLSHPLPVLRAREIDEWSRSQEYRSLLQRAIQVNPVQKV, encoded by the exons ATGGCTTCACTCTGCTTCTCTCCATCGGTTCTCAGTTGTATGATAAAACCTCCGATTACTGGATTTCGGAAGCAAAGATTGAGCCTTTTTGTATGTCGAGCAGCCTCCCTCCCGTTTCGTGATCTTGATGCAGACGATTTTAGACATCCTCTTGACAGACAG AATACGTTGCTTTTGAGAGCCATACCTGGTCTCAAAGACATTGGAAAAGCCTTACTAG GGACTGTTTCAGAGCAGATTATGCTTCTGgaaaacatagggacgtcagtTCTTGTTTCCGAAGATCAG CTACCTGAACTTCATTACTTAATGGTTGAGGCTTCTAGAATACTCAATATTGAGGCTCCTGACTTGTATATACGTCAAAGTCCTGTACCCAATGCATATACCCTGGCTGTCAGTGGTAAAAAGCCTTTTGTAGTAGTTCATACAAGCCTTGTGGAGCTGCTCAGTCGAAACGAATTGCAG GCTGTCTTGGCTCATGAGTTAGGTCATCTGAAATGTGATCATGGTGTGTGGTTGACATTTGCTAATGTTCTCACTCTTGGGGCCTACACTGTTCCTG GTGTTGGCAGTTTGATTGCTCAAAGACTAGAAGAACAGCTCTTACGCTGGCTTCGAGCAGCGGAACTCACCTGTGATCGTGCAGCTCTTCTTGTTGCTCAAGATCCAAAG GTGGTTGTTTCAGTACTAATGAAATTAGCTGGCGGCTGCCCATCTCTATCGGACCAACTGAATGTGGATGCGTTCTTAGAGCAAGCTCGCTCTTATGACAAAGCATCATCAAGCCCAGTCGGATGGTATATTAG AAATGCTCAAACAAGGCAACTTTCACATCCACTCCCTGTTTTACGTGCACGCGAGATTGATGAATGGTCAAGAAGTCAAGAGTATAGGTCACTTCTTCAGCGTGCAATACAGGTGAATCCTGTGCAAAAAGTTTAG